In the Hymenobacter volaticus genome, one interval contains:
- a CDS encoding DUF5458 family protein produces the protein MATEQQNTAAAKAREREQAPSLEKNAQALAKFGGFDLLETTIDGASNLNPEKKARKKIFLTEENKKADRQQLKQRLALWHEMLSKADSVADAVQQCEQQVESSTQQLTSNLKKAIEATHDMEQSYRSVALFYRNTDQDEIKNVSILNADKDQLQDLDNTTFIDAVSQELEQNYDRLDLRDNYSLLVVPGYLGSNKVIDKWAKIAHKNKVMLVTDFEHYDTPDDVIELFEEANLTGGDAHKSNVIMACNWLVGRGKLEEVGEEEDLFVPPSSALAGRIYSTLASQVTAGRKHGTLNEVDGVRFPLRKSEIANLEKLGLVPMVNEYGRVMAFSAKTLFNGDNIGLQTYSVVRVFDYVTKVLIDFLNRRAFENWDHNTHMDIQSQIVRFLDGIAGPSKLIEKFSIKKFERDPNQKDRILLDIHMVPYFPAKTFLVSLDGTKGDDPDAPGRDWNAEYKQQ, from the coding sequence ATGGCGACTGAACAACAAAATACGGCCGCGGCCAAAGCTCGCGAGCGGGAACAGGCCCCAAGCCTGGAAAAAAACGCCCAGGCCTTAGCAAAATTCGGTGGATTCGACTTGCTGGAAACCACCATCGATGGGGCGTCCAACCTCAATCCTGAAAAGAAGGCCCGTAAGAAGATCTTCTTGACCGAAGAAAATAAGAAGGCTGACCGCCAGCAACTGAAGCAGCGCCTAGCTCTCTGGCACGAAATGCTAAGCAAGGCCGACTCGGTAGCCGATGCCGTGCAGCAGTGTGAACAGCAGGTAGAATCTTCCACTCAGCAGCTAACCAGCAACCTTAAGAAAGCTATTGAGGCCACCCACGACATGGAGCAGTCGTACCGCTCAGTAGCGTTGTTTTACCGCAATACCGACCAGGACGAAATAAAGAACGTGTCTATCCTCAATGCCGATAAAGATCAGCTGCAGGACCTGGACAACACTACCTTTATTGATGCCGTGTCGCAGGAGCTCGAACAAAATTACGACCGCCTCGACCTGCGCGATAACTATTCCTTGCTGGTAGTTCCCGGCTACTTGGGTTCCAACAAAGTAATCGACAAATGGGCCAAGATTGCCCACAAAAACAAGGTGATGCTCGTCACTGACTTCGAGCACTACGACACGCCCGATGACGTCATCGAGTTGTTTGAAGAAGCTAACTTGACGGGGGGCGATGCCCATAAGTCCAACGTCATCATGGCGTGTAACTGGCTGGTTGGCAGGGGTAAGCTAGAAGAAGTTGGGGAGGAAGAAGACCTTTTCGTGCCTCCCTCCTCTGCGCTGGCGGGCCGCATCTATAGCACGCTGGCCTCGCAGGTAACGGCAGGTCGCAAGCACGGCACGCTCAATGAGGTGGACGGGGTGCGCTTTCCGTTGCGCAAAAGCGAAATTGCCAACCTCGAAAAGTTGGGCCTTGTACCCATGGTTAATGAGTATGGCCGGGTAATGGCTTTCTCGGCCAAAACCCTGTTCAACGGCGACAACATTGGGTTGCAGACGTATTCAGTGGTACGCGTGTTTGATTACGTAACCAAGGTGTTAATCGACTTTTTGAATCGCCGGGCATTTGAGAATTGGGACCATAACACGCACATGGACATCCAAAGCCAGATCGTGCGTTTTCTTGATGGTATTGCTGGTCCTAGCAAGCTGATTGAGAAATTCTCCATCAAAAAGTTCGAGCGCGACCCGAACCAGAAAGACCGCATCCTGCTCGATATCCACATGGTGCCTTACTTTCCGGCCAAAACCTTTTTGGTGTCGCTAGATGGCACCAAAGGTGACGACCCGGATGCACCGGGCCGCGACTGGAATGCCGAGTACAAACAACAGTAG
- a CDS encoding imm11 family protein yields MKFFKVREDVESIGLRELVPLWEYDIEAPTSQSKLSDKRLPELEPQFSRLLVTGPLTDVLADGRAIGGTGFIVSDKLKKLLAEFNLGTHRFYSLKSFEYNSDKKLDVEYYWLQIIGTIFYDLIDYNNSSFFIFDDFEEKIINKIDVRTPGGMIEAINSTKETDNSIIYNKMVFNDKFIKYNLDLFYLNNISDNLFTYPIVSDRLKEKIEQYGVSGLEFKEVPIYLSPDFT; encoded by the coding sequence ATGAAATTTTTCAAAGTAAGAGAAGATGTTGAGAGTATAGGTTTGCGAGAATTGGTTCCTCTGTGGGAATACGATATAGAAGCACCGACATCACAAAGCAAACTGTCAGATAAACGCCTTCCTGAGCTTGAACCACAGTTTTCCAGGTTATTAGTAACAGGGCCGTTAACGGACGTATTAGCAGATGGGAGAGCTATTGGAGGTACTGGTTTTATTGTAAGTGATAAGCTAAAAAAGCTACTTGCAGAATTTAACTTGGGGACTCACAGATTCTATTCCTTGAAATCATTTGAATATAATAGTGATAAGAAATTGGACGTAGAGTATTATTGGCTTCAAATTATAGGCACTATTTTTTATGATTTGATTGATTATAATAATTCTAGTTTTTTTATTTTTGATGATTTTGAAGAAAAAATTATAAATAAGATCGATGTTCGAACTCCCGGGGGAATGATTGAGGCTATAAATTCAACAAAGGAAACAGATAATTCTATAATTTATAATAAGATGGTTTTTAATGATAAATTTATTAAGTATAATTTAGATCTATTTTACCTAAATAATATAAGTGATAATCTGTTTACTTATCCAATCGTTAGTGATAGACTAAAAGAGAAGATTGAGCAATATGGTGTTTCAGGATTAGAATTTAAGGAAGTTCCTATTTATTTAAGTCCTGATTTTACTTAA
- a CDS encoding tetratricopeptide repeat protein, which translates to MKKQNELDDALYQEIMKHCEEGDEAVEDDDYDRAIHAFQQAFDLLPEPYQEWEASTWVLFSLGEAQFFNEDYTAAKESLAAVMHCPGAIGNPLIHLRLGQAQYELGNLVKAKDELMRAYMGRAKKYSMAKTRNT; encoded by the coding sequence ATGAAGAAACAGAATGAACTGGACGATGCACTCTATCAAGAGATAATGAAGCATTGCGAAGAGGGTGATGAGGCTGTGGAAGACGACGATTATGATCGTGCAATCCATGCCTTTCAGCAAGCGTTCGATTTACTTCCAGAGCCTTACCAGGAGTGGGAAGCATCTACATGGGTACTGTTTTCACTAGGCGAAGCACAATTTTTTAACGAAGACTATACAGCCGCAAAAGAATCCCTTGCTGCCGTTATGCATTGTCCAGGCGCTATCGGCAATCCGCTCATTCATCTTCGACTTGGACAAGCGCAGTATGAGCTTGGGAACTTGGTTAAAGCAAAAGATGAACTAATGCGTGCGTATATGGGCAGGGCGAAGAAATATTCGATGGCGAAGACGAGAAATACTTAG
- a CDS encoding polymorphic toxin-type HINT domain-containing protein yields the protein MTACFPAGTPVAVEGGYKNIEDIVAGELVWSWHEETGDLALKPVLQTMQRESDALVELRLGADVVQATPEHPFWANGNWKVALRKRSKQNVLK from the coding sequence GTGACGGCCTGCTTTCCGGCGGGCACGCCGGTGGCCGTGGAAGGGGGCTACAAGAACATCGAGGACATTGTGGCGGGCGAACTAGTCTGGTCCTGGCACGAAGAGACGGGTGACTTGGCCCTCAAGCCGGTGCTGCAGACCATGCAGCGCGAATCGGACGCGCTGGTGGAACTGCGCCTGGGGGCCGACGTGGTGCAGGCCACGCCCGAGCATCCGTTCTGGGCGAATGGCAACTGGAAGGTAGCACTACGAAAGAGGTCCAAACAAAATGTGCTGAAATGA
- a CDS encoding polymorphic toxin-type HINT domain-containing protein: protein MMGAKAGVRTALKAGTKVAAGLAKKKMAELALKSAALKNGLKAGVRSFAAKIPRLCVTACFPVGTPVAVEGGYKNIEDIQVGELVWSWHEETGNLALKPVLQTMQRESDALVELRLGADVVQATPEHPFWVNGNWKVAGELVVGDAVLRSDGLTMPVSEVVHHTEQPVTVYNFEVADWHTYLVSWWMFVVHNATICLAEIKRLLLGGRYLKEVEKITGRALHPTQLAELKKAIRSKKYNRLTKEATEDSRKEFNEIKDTLIKEWEQHTGQKWPTEKKQINIKETGKREWRTVKYDAHHLIYNRYGGNNEWWNIHPARSGVGYQDGIHKGLGELLFP from the coding sequence ATGATGGGGGCCAAAGCCGGCGTGCGCACCGCCCTGAAAGCCGGCACCAAAGTCGCCGCCGGCCTGGCCAAGAAGAAGATGGCCGAGCTGGCCCTAAAGAGTGCCGCGCTCAAAAACGGACTCAAAGCCGGCGTGCGCTCGTTCGCGGCCAAGATTCCGCGCCTGTGCGTGACGGCCTGCTTCCCGGTCGGCACGCCAGTGGCCGTGGAGGGTGGCTACAAGAACATCGAAGATATACAGGTCGGCGAACTAGTTTGGTCCTGGCACGAAGAGACAGGCAACTTGGCCCTCAAGCCGGTGCTGCAGACCATGCAGCGCGAATCGGACGCGCTGGTGGAACTGCGCCTGGGGGCTGATGTGGTGCAGGCCACGCCCGAGCATCCGTTTTGGGTGAACGGAAACTGGAAGGTAGCCGGCGAGCTGGTGGTGGGCGACGCCGTGCTGCGCTCGGACGGGCTGACCATGCCCGTGAGTGAAGTAGTGCACCACACCGAGCAGCCGGTCACGGTCTACAACTTCGAGGTGGCCGACTGGCACACCTACCTCGTCAGTTGGTGGATGTTCGTCGTCCATAATGCTACCATCTGTCTAGCTGAAATAAAGCGACTTTTACTTGGTGGCCGATATTTAAAAGAAGTAGAAAAAATAACGGGCCGTGCCCTCCACCCTACTCAACTAGCAGAGTTGAAAAAGGCAATTAGGAGTAAGAAATACAATAGGCTAACCAAAGAAGCCACAGAGGATAGCCGGAAAGAATTTAATGAAATAAAAGACACTTTAATCAAAGAATGGGAACAACATACTGGGCAAAAGTGGCCTACCGAAAAAAAACAGATCAATATTAAAGAAACGGGTAAACGTGAATGGCGGACTGTTAAATATGACGCTCACCATCTTATATATAATCGTTACGGAGGAAACAATGAGTGGTGGAATATACATCCTGCTAGAAGTGGTGTTGGATATCAAGACGGTATTCACAAGGGCTTAGGCGAACTTCTTTTTCCTTAA
- a CDS encoding SMI1/KNR4 family protein → MAKFDFLKSYVITDEDIDENYEEVQRMKHSFLPVEPIRISQAEEKLGFPLPKELKEFYTEIGYGYMYQAQESQHNTFMYPLDVADAYLRTGEYSNNFLSSIGLYDEPYKLLYYDAMEGCFAWMDLRESKATSTIYYIGENEKIADSLEDFLRAYDVNPNLLKEFSAASRKNRPQA, encoded by the coding sequence ATGGCCAAGTTTGATTTTTTAAAATCGTATGTTATTACGGACGAAGACATAGACGAGAATTACGAAGAGGTGCAACGTATGAAACATTCTTTCTTACCAGTTGAACCTATCCGTATCTCTCAAGCAGAAGAGAAACTGGGGTTCCCTTTACCTAAGGAATTGAAGGAGTTTTATACAGAAATAGGTTACGGATATATGTATCAAGCACAAGAAAGTCAACACAATACTTTTATGTATCCGTTGGACGTGGCAGATGCATATCTGCGTACAGGAGAATACAGTAATAATTTTTTGTCGAGTATTGGTCTCTACGATGAGCCGTATAAATTGCTTTATTACGATGCAATGGAAGGCTGTTTTGCTTGGATGGACCTTAGAGAAAGCAAAGCTACTTCTACTATTTACTACATCGGTGAGAATGAAAAAATAGCTGATTCGCTTGAAGATTTCTTACGCGCATATGACGTTAATCCTAATCTGCTCAAAGAGTTTAGTGCTGCATCTCGCAAGAATCGTCCTCAAGCTTAA
- a CDS encoding ATP-dependent Clp protease ATP-binding subunit — MAYTEELKRAQHIAQAVAHEYRHEYYGAAHLLTALLHNEIGLASWLAVDLGKDIHYLREWAEVRLEGLPKAPRPPEMPAADHDLKPILEVADLVALQLSKDQTDPLCALAALLRPGLAYTSEQLKSLPLTQREVIEAAEPEVMQPLAVGADGQESAPLSDRAAPLGKAGALATYCVNKTAQAEAGKLDPIVGRDRETRQMAEILGRRTKPNVLLVGEPGVGKSALVEGFAQQIVMKKVPGHLQQVTLFELDLGTLVAGASYKGEVEDRIKSVLSEIKQYTRAILFIDEIHVLLDPKGSAGAGIAQLLKPELARGEITVIGATTNDEYRQYIEADEAFNRRFDVLRVEEPTVVVAERMVSSVLPYYATHHGLQVGPGTVEEAVRLAKRYLKDRQLPDSAIDLVDRTMAAIRMLDEHAGAELLQLQQDFEMLTEAGRNLPEAEHLKELRWFLYQVQNQVSHLWLNQLDQEQQPETLETSEALETYIRELLAAVVGLSGTKKDSVERADIAAVVSGKTGIPLGKLQSNERDKLLNMHQTLQQRVVGQNHAVKALCEAILESRSGLTKAGQPIGSFFLLGPTGTGKTELAKSLADFLFNDESFLIRFDMSEFKEEHSAALLYGAPPGYVGYEEGGMLVNKIREKPYSVVLFDEIEKAHSSVFDIFLQILDEGRLHDRLGREGDFSNAVILFTSNIGSEQIIQSFGAGQIPATNTLMETMSRHFRPEFLARLTEIVPFAPISEENVVEIFAIHLRPLQEQLKRQGITLNITDEARTYLALSGFTPRYGARPIKGVIRQQLRRPISRLIIAGEAGKGTVISLDKAPDAEELTWHVQVAEVPVEQPTPAEETIAEG; from the coding sequence ATGGCCTACACCGAAGAATTGAAACGCGCCCAGCACATTGCCCAAGCCGTGGCGCACGAGTACCGGCACGAGTATTACGGAGCCGCTCATTTGCTTACGGCGCTGCTGCACAATGAAATAGGATTGGCCTCGTGGCTGGCTGTGGACCTCGGCAAGGACATTCACTACCTGCGCGAGTGGGCAGAAGTGCGCCTAGAGGGCTTACCCAAAGCCCCGCGTCCCCCGGAAATGCCTGCTGCCGACCACGACCTCAAACCCATCCTGGAAGTTGCCGATCTAGTGGCCTTACAGCTTTCCAAAGACCAAACCGACCCGCTCTGCGCGTTGGCAGCCCTCTTGCGGCCGGGGTTGGCCTACACCTCCGAACAACTTAAATCGTTGCCTTTGACTCAGCGGGAGGTAATAGAAGCCGCCGAGCCTGAAGTAATGCAGCCCTTGGCAGTGGGTGCTGATGGGCAAGAATCGGCACCGCTCTCCGACCGAGCCGCCCCGCTTGGGAAGGCAGGGGCCCTAGCCACCTACTGCGTCAACAAAACCGCGCAGGCCGAAGCCGGTAAACTCGACCCCATTGTAGGGCGTGACCGGGAAACCCGGCAGATGGCTGAAATTCTGGGACGGCGCACCAAGCCCAATGTGCTGCTCGTGGGGGAGCCGGGCGTGGGTAAGTCGGCGTTAGTGGAAGGCTTTGCCCAGCAGATTGTGATGAAAAAGGTACCCGGCCATTTGCAGCAAGTAACGCTGTTTGAACTGGACTTGGGTACTTTGGTAGCTGGCGCCTCTTACAAAGGCGAAGTAGAGGACCGCATCAAGAGCGTGCTAAGCGAAATCAAGCAGTACACGCGGGCCATCCTCTTTATCGATGAAATTCATGTGCTGCTCGACCCCAAAGGCTCAGCTGGCGCGGGCATTGCCCAGCTACTGAAACCAGAACTGGCTCGTGGTGAAATCACGGTTATTGGAGCTACTACCAACGACGAATACCGGCAATACATTGAAGCCGATGAAGCTTTTAACCGTCGTTTCGACGTACTGCGGGTGGAAGAGCCCACCGTGGTGGTGGCGGAACGTATGGTGAGCAGCGTGCTGCCTTACTACGCCACGCACCATGGTCTTCAGGTAGGACCTGGCACGGTGGAAGAAGCAGTGCGCTTGGCCAAACGCTACCTCAAGGACCGGCAGTTGCCCGACTCGGCCATCGATTTGGTTGACCGCACCATGGCGGCTATCCGCATGCTCGACGAGCACGCCGGCGCCGAGCTGCTGCAACTGCAACAGGATTTCGAGATGCTAACCGAAGCGGGCCGTAACCTGCCTGAAGCGGAACACCTGAAAGAGCTGCGCTGGTTTCTCTATCAAGTGCAGAATCAGGTTAGTCACCTTTGGCTCAATCAACTCGACCAAGAGCAGCAACCTGAAACGCTGGAAACCTCAGAAGCTCTGGAAACCTACATCCGGGAGTTGCTGGCTGCAGTAGTTGGGTTGTCGGGCACCAAGAAAGACAGCGTGGAACGAGCGGATATTGCAGCCGTGGTGTCGGGCAAGACCGGCATTCCTTTGGGCAAGCTGCAGAGCAACGAACGAGACAAGTTGCTTAACATGCATCAAACTCTGCAGCAGCGGGTGGTAGGTCAAAACCACGCCGTGAAAGCACTATGCGAGGCCATTTTGGAGTCGCGCTCCGGCCTAACGAAAGCAGGGCAGCCCATCGGTTCTTTTTTCCTTTTAGGCCCCACTGGCACCGGCAAAACTGAACTGGCCAAGTCCCTAGCAGATTTCTTGTTCAACGACGAGTCATTCCTGATTCGCTTCGATATGTCGGAGTTCAAAGAAGAGCATTCAGCGGCACTGCTTTACGGGGCGCCTCCCGGCTACGTGGGCTATGAGGAAGGTGGGATGCTGGTGAATAAGATTCGAGAGAAACCGTATTCGGTGGTGCTCTTCGACGAAATCGAAAAAGCCCATAGCTCGGTATTCGACATCTTTTTGCAAATCCTCGACGAAGGCCGCCTGCACGACCGGTTGGGCCGGGAAGGCGACTTTTCTAATGCCGTCATTTTATTTACCTCCAACATCGGCAGCGAGCAAATCATCCAGAGCTTTGGAGCAGGACAAATTCCGGCTACCAACACGCTCATGGAAACCATGAGCCGTCACTTCCGGCCTGAATTCCTGGCCCGTCTCACCGAAATTGTGCCTTTTGCGCCTATTTCCGAGGAAAATGTGGTGGAGATCTTTGCTATCCACTTGCGGCCCTTACAAGAGCAACTTAAGCGGCAAGGCATAACGCTCAACATCACCGACGAAGCTCGTACTTACCTAGCGTTGTCGGGCTTTACGCCGCGCTACGGCGCTCGGCCCATCAAGGGCGTCATCCGGCAACAACTCCGGCGGCCAATTTCGCGGCTCATTATTGCCGGTGAGGCAGGCAAAGGCACCGTGATTTCGCTAGATAAAGCGCCCGATGCCGAGGAACTGACTTGGCATGTACAAGTTGCCGAAGTTCCCGTCGAGCAGCCCACCCCAGCTGAAGAAACAATTGCGGAAGGGTGA
- the tssD gene encoding type VI secretion system tube protein TssD: MASFSAFFNAAGSGDCEVVSCSYSFDQAIDDKGRPSSKVQGGTIKVTIVSTDSASLTSWMLNPYKRESGKITFKRIDQDSTLKEISFEEAYCVGYSEQFDARGADTNTSMTLSLTISANKINANGAVLDNKWGA; encoded by the coding sequence ATGGCCTCATTTAGTGCATTCTTCAATGCTGCTGGTAGCGGTGACTGCGAAGTAGTAAGCTGCAGTTATTCCTTTGACCAAGCCATCGACGACAAAGGTCGTCCGTCTTCCAAAGTGCAGGGCGGCACTATCAAGGTAACTATTGTGTCAACCGACAGCGCTTCGCTGACGAGCTGGATGCTAAATCCTTACAAGCGAGAAAGTGGCAAAATCACTTTCAAGCGCATCGACCAGGATTCTACATTGAAGGAAATTTCCTTTGAGGAAGCATACTGCGTAGGTTACTCCGAGCAGTTTGATGCACGCGGTGCCGACACAAACACGTCCATGACGTTGAGTTTAACTATTTCCGCCAACAAGATCAACGCCAACGGCGCAGTTCTTGATAACAAGTGGGGGGCGTAA